A genomic window from Algoriphagus sp. Y33 includes:
- the recN gene encoding DNA repair protein RecN gives MLKSLSISNYALIDQLHMQPSPGLSMITGETGAGKSIMLGAVGLLLGNRSDTKVLLHEDKKCVIEGVFDVADYGLKDFFDQAELDYEPVCIIRREISPAGKSRSFVNDTPVLLDALRSLGGFLMDIHSQHDTLQLGEGSYQLSLVDAFAQTQQEVKKYKADFIAFQKAQKIFKELNKKAVELQKEADFNQFQLEELSSLGLKEYEQDELESTQEILENAEEIKLKINEMLNLFQDEQFGIMQGMSQVQHGMQSLERLAHAFASLKDRFQAVTIELKDIEETLGDEESRVEVDFERLDEIRDRLSKIYQLQKKHGVTSVKELMELERELVDKVFQVQNLDETLEKAKHELEESREQVADSGMSLRKKRQGSFKDFQNSLENLLAGLGMENSKVVMEHKSIEPSANGMDEIELLFSANKGSSPQPLKKVASGGEFSRLLFAIKYLMADKMAMPTLIFDEIDTGISGEVALKMVGMMQDISRKHQVICITHLPQVAGQGDLHYFVYKDNSSEKTVSKIKLLDQEERVLELAKMISGASPSASAIESARELLRR, from the coding sequence ATGCTCAAATCTCTCAGCATTTCCAATTATGCGCTGATCGACCAACTGCACATGCAGCCAAGTCCCGGACTCAGTATGATTACCGGCGAAACAGGAGCTGGGAAATCCATTATGCTGGGTGCTGTCGGCTTGCTTCTTGGCAATAGATCTGATACCAAGGTCTTACTTCATGAAGATAAAAAGTGTGTAATAGAAGGAGTGTTTGACGTGGCTGATTACGGGTTGAAAGATTTCTTTGATCAGGCTGAGCTAGACTATGAGCCTGTCTGTATCATCAGAAGAGAGATAAGCCCGGCAGGCAAATCCCGTTCTTTTGTAAATGATACCCCGGTGCTTTTGGATGCGCTGAGGTCTCTAGGGGGTTTTTTGATGGATATCCATTCCCAGCATGATACCTTACAATTGGGCGAAGGAAGCTACCAGCTAAGCCTGGTAGATGCATTTGCACAGACTCAGCAGGAGGTCAAAAAGTATAAAGCTGATTTTATAGCTTTTCAGAAAGCGCAAAAGATTTTTAAAGAATTGAATAAAAAGGCAGTTGAGTTGCAAAAAGAAGCTGATTTCAACCAATTCCAATTGGAAGAATTGAGTAGTTTGGGATTGAAGGAATACGAGCAGGATGAGCTGGAGTCTACACAGGAAATTCTTGAGAATGCTGAAGAAATTAAATTGAAAATCAATGAGATGCTGAATCTTTTCCAAGATGAGCAATTTGGGATTATGCAGGGAATGTCACAAGTGCAGCATGGAATGCAGTCCTTAGAGCGGTTGGCACATGCGTTTGCTTCTTTGAAGGATCGTTTTCAGGCAGTCACGATCGAATTGAAGGATATAGAGGAGACGCTTGGTGATGAGGAGAGTAGAGTTGAAGTAGACTTTGAGCGATTGGATGAAATAAGGGATAGGCTGAGTAAGATTTACCAGCTTCAGAAGAAGCATGGCGTAACTTCTGTGAAGGAGTTGATGGAGTTGGAGAGAGAGCTGGTAGATAAAGTGTTTCAGGTTCAGAACCTGGATGAAACGCTGGAAAAGGCTAAACATGAATTGGAGGAAAGTAGGGAGCAAGTAGCAGATTCAGGCATGTCACTTCGCAAAAAACGACAGGGAAGCTTCAAGGATTTTCAAAACTCTCTGGAGAATTTGCTTGCCGGCTTAGGGATGGAGAATTCCAAAGTTGTCATGGAGCATAAGTCTATTGAGCCATCGGCGAATGGAATGGACGAAATCGAATTGCTTTTCTCTGCGAATAAAGGATCCTCTCCCCAGCCATTGAAGAAAGTAGCTTCAGGAGGTGAGTTTTCCAGATTACTGTTTGCCATCAAATACCTTATGGCGGATAAAATGGCAATGCCTACTTTGATTTTTGATGAGATTGACACAGGTATATCCGGTGAAGTGGCCCTAAAGATGGTTGGAATGATGCAGGATATTTCAAGGAAGCATCAGGTAATATGCATTACCCATTTACCTCAGGTAGCAGGCCAGGGAGACCTTCATTATTTTGTTTACAAGGATAATTCGTCAGAGAAGACTGTAAGTAAAATAAAGCTCTTGGACCAAGAAGAGCGTGTGCTTGAGCTGGCAAAAATGATTTCAGGAGCTTCGCCGTCTGCATCTGCTATAGAAAGTGCCAGGGAGCTGCTCCGACGCTAA
- a CDS encoding enoyl-ACP reductase, producing MPDNLLKGKLGIITGALDENSIAWKTALKAKEQGARFVLTNAPIAMRMGAINDLAKECDTIVIPADATSTEDIEKLYTEAKEYLGGNFDFLLHSIGMSPNIRKGRSYGDLNYDWAMKSYDVSAVSFHKMMQVAEKQDVMNEWGSIIGLSYIAAQKVFPFYTDMADAKALLESIARGYGYRFGKLKKVRVNTISQSPTKTTAGTGIGGFDSFYNFAESLSPLGNASAEACAEYIVTMFSDYTRLVTMQNLFHDGGYSFTGISEDIMEKFKDL from the coding sequence ATGCCAGATAATTTGCTAAAAGGAAAACTTGGAATCATTACAGGTGCTCTAGATGAGAATTCAATTGCTTGGAAAACAGCGCTTAAGGCGAAAGAACAAGGTGCGAGATTTGTCTTGACGAATGCGCCTATTGCGATGCGTATGGGTGCTATCAACGACCTTGCAAAGGAATGCGATACCATCGTGATTCCTGCGGACGCTACGAGCACAGAAGATATAGAAAAACTCTATACGGAAGCCAAAGAGTATCTTGGAGGTAACTTTGACTTTCTTTTGCACTCCATCGGAATGTCTCCAAACATCAGAAAGGGCAGATCCTATGGGGATCTTAACTATGATTGGGCGATGAAATCTTATGATGTGTCTGCTGTTTCTTTTCATAAGATGATGCAGGTGGCAGAGAAGCAAGACGTGATGAATGAGTGGGGATCAATCATTGGCCTATCCTACATCGCAGCGCAAAAAGTTTTTCCTTTCTACACTGATATGGCAGATGCAAAAGCTTTGCTGGAAAGTATAGCCCGGGGGTATGGATATAGGTTCGGGAAATTGAAAAAAGTAAGAGTAAATACCATCTCTCAGTCACCTACTAAAACTACAGCAGGAACAGGAATTGGTGGATTTGATTCATTTTACAATTTTGCGGAATCTCTTTCTCCACTAGGAAATGCTTCGGCAGAAGCCTGTGCAGAATATATCGTTACGATGTTCTCTGATTACACTAGATTGGTTACGATGCAAAACCTCTTCCACGATGGAGGATATTCCTTTACCGGGATCTCTGAAGATATCATGGAGAAGTTTAAAGATTTATAA
- the coaBC gene encoding bifunctional phosphopantothenoylcysteine decarboxylase/phosphopantothenate--cysteine ligase CoaBC has protein sequence MNLKGKKIILGVTGSIAAYKSAVLTRLLIKAGAEVQIIMSTSAFDFITPLTLATLSKRPVLSQFQKDETGIWNNHVELGLWADLFLVAPISANTLAKFAHGICDNLLSATYLSARCPVMIAPAMDLDMYQHPAVQSNINTLESFGNIILHAESGELASGLSGQGRMMEPEHILSRVEDFFALKSDFTGKKVLITMGPTQEALDPVRYISNHSSGKMGLALANAFLSRGAEVFVVSGPISLSPNKDSFHWKDVKSAKEMYEAASDLHSQMDICVFAAAVADYAPAEVALEKIKKSDANLSIDLVKNVDIAATLGSKKKQHQKHIGFALETEHGVQHAQQKLSKKNFDVIVLNSMKESGAGFQLDTNKVHIFHASGLSIESEVMPKSQIANLIVDQIKNIPVTV, from the coding sequence ATGAATCTAAAGGGTAAGAAAATCATATTGGGCGTGACGGGAAGCATTGCAGCTTACAAGTCCGCGGTTCTTACTCGATTGTTAATTAAAGCAGGAGCAGAAGTGCAGATTATTATGAGCACTTCTGCTTTTGATTTTATCACCCCGCTCACATTAGCCACACTTTCCAAAAGACCGGTTTTAAGTCAATTTCAGAAAGATGAAACCGGTATATGGAACAATCATGTGGAGCTGGGGCTTTGGGCTGATTTATTTTTGGTGGCACCTATCAGTGCGAATACGTTGGCGAAATTTGCACATGGCATATGTGATAATCTGCTTTCAGCTACTTACTTGTCTGCGAGATGTCCTGTGATGATAGCTCCTGCTATGGATCTGGATATGTATCAGCATCCTGCGGTGCAGTCAAATATTAACACGTTGGAATCTTTTGGCAATATCATTCTGCATGCCGAATCGGGAGAATTGGCAAGTGGGTTATCAGGTCAGGGTAGGATGATGGAACCGGAGCATATTTTGTCGAGGGTTGAAGATTTTTTCGCGTTAAAGTCTGACTTCACAGGAAAGAAAGTCTTGATCACTATGGGCCCCACTCAAGAGGCACTAGATCCTGTGAGGTATATTAGCAATCACTCAAGTGGGAAAATGGGACTTGCTTTGGCTAATGCTTTTCTTTCCAGAGGAGCTGAAGTTTTTGTGGTTTCAGGCCCGATTTCACTGAGTCCTAATAAGGATAGTTTTCATTGGAAAGATGTGAAATCAGCAAAAGAAATGTACGAAGCTGCTTCTGATCTCCACAGCCAAATGGATATATGCGTGTTTGCGGCTGCAGTAGCCGACTATGCTCCTGCGGAAGTTGCTCTAGAGAAAATAAAAAAAAGCGATGCTAATCTTTCTATAGATTTAGTGAAAAATGTGGACATCGCAGCAACTTTGGGAAGCAAGAAAAAACAACATCAGAAACATATAGGCTTTGCTTTAGAGACAGAGCATGGAGTCCAACATGCTCAACAGAAGCTTTCGAAGAAAAATTTCGATGTTATTGTGCTCAATTCCATGAAGGAATCAGGGGCAGGATTTCAGTTGGACACGAATAAAGTTCACATTTTTCATGCTTCAGGACTGTCCATAGAGTCTGAGGTTATGCCAAAAAGCCAAATCGCTAATCTGATCGTTGATCAAATCAAAAATATCCCAGTTACAGTTTGA
- a CDS encoding amidohydrolase family protein, producing the protein MNKRLLLLAVFGLCLSFPSFSQIEPAPDREEGDGQYGRLILRGVILIDGTGAPPVGPVDIVVEKNRIAQIRVVGYPGMPIDEERRPKAGSGDKVYELEGHYLLPGFIDSHAHIGGRGQGTPAEYVFKLWMAHGVTTIRDPSAGNGLDWVLDQKKRSAVNEITAPRILAYTSFGQGAKAPITTAEQAKAWVKENAEKGADGIKFFGANPEVMEAAITENKRIGLRSAMHHQQLDVARWNVLSSAKAGLTSMEHWYGLPEALFEDRTIQDFRLDYNYQNEQHRFGEAGKLWKQAAAPGSEHWNKVMDELLELDFTLDPTFNIYEANRDMMRARTAEWHSVYTLPSLWEFYAPSRQSHGSYWFDWTTEEEIQWKENYRRWMTFVNEYKNKGGRVTAGSDSGFIYQLYGFAYIRELELLREAGFHPLEVLRSATLNGAELLGMENEIGTVEVGKLADFVILEENPLQNLKVLYGTGAIRIDENNKPIRVGGVKYTVKDGIVYDAKKLLEDVKEIVDRQKAERKYSITQPGLDW; encoded by the coding sequence ATGAACAAAAGACTTTTACTCCTTGCTGTTTTTGGCTTATGTCTTTCTTTTCCTTCTTTTTCCCAAATAGAACCTGCTCCAGACCGGGAAGAGGGGGACGGCCAGTATGGGAGGCTGATTTTGAGAGGAGTGATTCTCATTGATGGGACAGGAGCACCACCTGTGGGACCTGTGGATATTGTGGTGGAAAAGAATAGAATCGCCCAAATCCGGGTGGTCGGATATCCCGGAATGCCTATAGATGAAGAACGAAGGCCAAAAGCCGGTTCCGGGGATAAAGTGTATGAGTTGGAAGGACATTATTTACTTCCTGGATTTATTGATTCTCATGCGCACATAGGCGGTAGAGGTCAAGGCACCCCTGCGGAATATGTCTTTAAGCTTTGGATGGCACATGGTGTCACTACCATTCGTGATCCTTCGGCTGGAAACGGACTTGATTGGGTCTTGGACCAAAAGAAAAGGTCTGCCGTAAATGAAATCACAGCACCTAGGATTTTGGCATACACCAGTTTTGGGCAAGGGGCCAAGGCTCCGATCACCACAGCAGAGCAGGCAAAAGCCTGGGTGAAAGAGAATGCGGAAAAAGGAGCTGATGGGATTAAATTTTTTGGTGCAAATCCTGAAGTGATGGAGGCTGCAATCACGGAGAATAAGAGAATTGGGCTCCGCTCAGCGATGCATCATCAACAATTGGATGTGGCTCGCTGGAATGTGTTGAGTTCTGCCAAAGCCGGCCTTACATCTATGGAGCATTGGTATGGATTGCCTGAAGCCTTGTTCGAAGATCGTACGATTCAGGATTTCAGACTGGATTACAACTATCAAAATGAACAACACCGGTTTGGTGAGGCCGGTAAACTTTGGAAGCAGGCTGCGGCGCCGGGGTCTGAGCATTGGAATAAAGTAATGGATGAATTGCTTGAATTGGATTTCACTCTTGACCCTACATTTAATATCTATGAAGCTAATCGCGATATGATGAGGGCAAGAACCGCTGAGTGGCATAGTGTTTATACTTTGCCTTCACTTTGGGAGTTTTATGCCCCAAGTCGACAGTCTCACGGTTCCTATTGGTTTGACTGGACTACAGAGGAGGAGATTCAGTGGAAAGAAAACTATAGACGTTGGATGACTTTTGTGAATGAATACAAAAACAAAGGAGGAAGAGTGACTGCTGGATCTGATTCAGGATTTATCTATCAGCTTTATGGATTTGCATATATCCGTGAATTGGAACTGCTGAGAGAAGCCGGTTTTCATCCTCTGGAAGTTCTTCGTTCTGCCACCCTAAACGGTGCTGAATTACTTGGAATGGAAAATGAAATTGGTACTGTAGAAGTTGGCAAACTGGCAGATTTTGTCATTCTTGAGGAGAATCCTCTTCAAAACCTAAAGGTGCTTTATGGAACTGGAGCTATTAGAATTGATGAAAATAATAAACCGATACGGGTGGGCGGCGTAAAATATACGGTGAAGGATGGTATAGTGTATGATGCCAAAAAGCTCTTGGAAGATGTGAAAGAGATCGTGGACAGGCAAAAAGCTGAGCGGAAGTATAGCATCACCCAACCTGGCTTAGATTGGTAA
- a CDS encoding DNA-directed RNA polymerase subunit omega has product MAVNPSIITRDLDKIADKTGNIYESLHVVGQRAKQISNTLKEELNIKLSEFASTVDNLEEVFENKEQIEISKFYERMPKPSTLAMEEFMEGKIYSRLPEEPTAE; this is encoded by the coding sequence ATGGCAGTTAATCCATCCATCATTACAAGAGATCTTGATAAAATAGCCGATAAAACCGGAAATATCTATGAATCTCTTCATGTAGTAGGGCAGCGGGCAAAGCAAATATCAAACACCTTGAAGGAGGAGCTGAATATTAAGCTTTCTGAGTTTGCTTCTACTGTCGATAATTTGGAAGAAGTATTTGAAAACAAAGAACAGATCGAAATTTCCAAGTTCTACGAAAGAATGCCAAAACCGAGCACACTTGCCATGGAGGAATTCATGGAGGGCAAAATATACAGCAGGCTTCCGGAAGAACCGACAGCTGAATAA
- a CDS encoding outer membrane protein assembly factor BamD has protein sequence MKMRIQSILFLIIILAASSCGPFNKLEKSTNWEDIYAGANKYYQEGEYNKAIILYDKVLPVIRGSEKAELADYNYANCHFKTKRYIEAAGYFSGFYRTYNRSPLAEEALFMNAYALYLDAPDANLDQQSSQEAVAAIQQFVSKFPASASYERAMDMLVDLQGRFEQKAYMESSMYYRLKDGLYPGDFYRACIINFQNFTKNYPESKHNEELAYKLVEVGTGYAENSTFLKKEERLKDALGFATSFYRKYPNSAYTGKVKEFEEKAKDELKAHAVLQKEYAERLAEQKTKEFESKSLEEKKEENK, from the coding sequence ATGAAAATGCGCATACAATCCATCCTATTTCTGATTATCATACTAGCTGCAAGTTCCTGTGGCCCATTCAACAAGCTTGAGAAAAGCACGAACTGGGAAGATATTTATGCAGGGGCAAACAAATATTATCAGGAAGGTGAATATAACAAAGCTATTATCCTCTACGACAAGGTTCTGCCTGTGATCAGAGGAAGTGAAAAGGCTGAGTTGGCAGATTATAATTATGCCAATTGTCATTTCAAGACAAAACGATACATTGAGGCTGCGGGCTATTTCAGTGGTTTTTATAGAACCTACAACAGAAGCCCTTTGGCGGAAGAGGCGCTGTTTATGAATGCATATGCACTGTATCTTGATGCTCCTGATGCTAATTTGGATCAGCAAAGTTCTCAGGAAGCTGTAGCTGCAATTCAGCAGTTTGTCTCCAAGTTTCCGGCTTCCGCCAGTTATGAGCGCGCTATGGATATGCTGGTTGATTTGCAAGGACGGTTTGAACAGAAAGCATATATGGAGTCATCTATGTATTACCGTCTCAAGGACGGTCTATATCCGGGAGATTTCTACCGTGCATGCATCATTAATTTCCAGAACTTTACGAAAAATTATCCTGAGAGCAAACACAATGAAGAACTTGCTTATAAACTAGTGGAAGTGGGGACAGGATATGCGGAGAATAGTACCTTCCTTAAAAAGGAGGAAAGATTGAAAGATGCACTGGGTTTTGCAACTTCATTTTACCGCAAATATCCAAACAGTGCTTATACAGGGAAAGTTAAGGAGTTTGAAGAGAAAGCTAAAGATGAGCTGAAAGCGCACGCTGTTCTGCAGAAGGAATACGCAGAGCGATTGGCTGAGCAAAAAACTAAGGAGTTTGAGAGCAAGTCTTTGGAAGAGAAAAAAGAAGAAAATAAATAG
- a CDS encoding MarR family winged helix-turn-helix transcriptional regulator, giving the protein MGSLEDAIKQKEFKDPYNKLVVNLLYTHSYLVSAQNGVLKPFDLSPEQYNVLRILRGQNGVPITVSSIQDRMLNKMSNASRLVDKLKVKQLVERSECPNDRRQVDIMITEKGLQILDDLQVRMEGFNNQVINLTKGEVDTMNELLDKLRG; this is encoded by the coding sequence ATGGGGAGTTTAGAAGATGCAATAAAGCAGAAGGAGTTTAAAGACCCATACAATAAGTTAGTGGTCAATCTTCTTTATACGCATAGCTACTTGGTGTCAGCTCAGAATGGTGTCTTAAAACCCTTTGACCTTTCTCCTGAGCAGTACAATGTGCTTAGGATACTAAGAGGACAGAATGGAGTGCCTATTACAGTTTCTTCCATTCAGGATAGAATGCTCAACAAAATGTCCAATGCCAGTAGGCTGGTAGACAAATTAAAGGTAAAGCAGTTGGTAGAGCGGAGTGAGTGCCCAAATGATCGTCGGCAAGTGGATATTATGATTACCGAAAAAGGTCTTCAGATATTGGACGATTTGCAAGTTCGAATGGAAGGATTCAATAATCAAGTGATTAATCTCACCAAAGGAGAAGTTGACACCATGAATGAACTACTGGATAAATTGAGAGGTTAA
- a CDS encoding DUF4835 family protein, whose protein sequence is MKKGILLTLFFCYSTMGFSQELNFTVTINSERARIQNTDVFSQMKTSFEQFLNGRSWTTDEFRPEERIKGNLLITINDVPQVGSYNATVQIQTVRPVYGTNYESLIFNFADRNWSFDYIESQPLEFNRFTYLNSISSLLAFYAHIALGLDYDSFESRGGDEFFAAANDIVNNAQQSGRQGWAQSSSDRRNRYALNNDIYTSSVFSVIRDAYYLYHRQGLDILQIRPEEAYANILEAIRILAEANKTQPNGIFTITFMDAKSDEIASVMKNASLEIRSEIVELLLEVDPNNARKYNELLKS, encoded by the coding sequence ATGAAAAAAGGAATTCTCCTGACACTCTTCTTTTGCTATTCAACCATGGGGTTTTCGCAGGAGCTTAATTTTACTGTGACTATCAACAGTGAACGTGCGAGGATCCAGAATACAGATGTGTTTTCCCAGATGAAGACCAGCTTTGAGCAATTTCTCAATGGGAGATCTTGGACTACTGACGAATTTCGCCCCGAAGAGCGAATCAAAGGGAATTTGCTTATTACGATTAATGATGTTCCTCAAGTAGGATCCTACAACGCAACTGTGCAGATTCAGACAGTAAGACCTGTGTATGGGACGAACTACGAAAGTTTGATCTTTAATTTTGCTGATAGAAACTGGAGTTTTGATTATATAGAATCGCAACCTTTAGAGTTTAATCGATTTACCTATTTGAACAGCATTAGTTCATTGCTGGCATTCTACGCACATATTGCTTTGGGGTTGGATTACGATTCCTTCGAAAGCAGAGGGGGGGACGAATTCTTTGCTGCGGCAAATGATATCGTAAATAATGCGCAACAATCAGGCAGGCAGGGTTGGGCGCAAAGTAGCTCTGACCGTCGAAACCGATATGCTTTGAATAATGATATTTATACATCCTCGGTCTTTTCGGTAATTCGGGATGCCTATTACTTGTACCATCGTCAAGGCCTGGATATTCTCCAGATCCGCCCGGAGGAGGCCTACGCCAATATACTGGAAGCAATTCGGATTTTGGCGGAGGCTAACAAAACCCAGCCTAATGGAATATTTACAATTACATTTATGGATGCCAAAAGTGATGAGATTGCCTCCGTTATGAAAAATGCTTCTTTAGAGATTCGGTCAGAAATTGTTGAATTATTACTGGAAGTTGATCCTAATAATGCTAGAAAGTATAACGAGCTACTGAAAAGCTAA
- a CDS encoding alpha/beta fold hydrolase: protein MPQINVNGVDIFYTDQGNGEETIVFSHGLLWSHKMFGDQIEFLQSRFRVIAYDHRGQGQSEVKGPFDMDTLTDDAAELIRGLCVGSVHFAGLSMGGFIGMRLASRFPELIKSLILLETSANSEPVENLPKYKTLNGIVKWLGVVPPVTRKVMKIMFAESWLNDPLNSEKINYWRSELKANKRNISGAVDGVIYRKGIESELVGIICPTMIIVGDEDVATTPVKAKFIHMGIRKSILHLIPGAGHSSSIEKPKEINRLIGDWLIERS, encoded by the coding sequence ATGCCCCAAATCAATGTAAACGGAGTTGACATTTTCTATACGGATCAAGGAAATGGGGAGGAAACGATTGTCTTTTCGCATGGTTTGCTTTGGAGCCATAAGATGTTTGGTGATCAGATTGAATTTCTGCAATCCCGTTTTCGCGTGATTGCATATGATCATAGAGGGCAGGGTCAAAGTGAGGTGAAGGGGCCATTTGATATGGACACACTGACTGATGATGCTGCGGAATTGATCAGGGGGTTGTGTGTTGGGTCTGTACACTTTGCAGGTCTTTCCATGGGAGGTTTTATAGGTATGAGACTTGCTTCTCGGTTTCCTGAGCTGATTAAAAGCCTGATTCTCTTAGAGACATCGGCAAATTCGGAGCCAGTGGAAAATCTCCCTAAATACAAAACATTGAACGGGATAGTGAAATGGCTAGGTGTAGTGCCTCCCGTCACCCGTAAAGTGATGAAGATTATGTTTGCCGAGAGCTGGCTTAATGATCCGCTCAATTCTGAGAAAATCAATTACTGGAGATCAGAACTGAAAGCGAACAAGAGGAATATCTCAGGAGCAGTAGATGGGGTCATTTATAGAAAGGGGATTGAAAGCGAACTTGTAGGAATCATCTGCCCCACGATGATTATAGTGGGGGATGAAGATGTAGCAACCACTCCTGTGAAGGCCAAGTTTATCCATATGGGTATCCGTAAGTCAATATTGCACCTAATTCCGGGTGCAGGCCATAGCAGTTCCATAGAAAAGCCGAAAGAAATCAATAGACTGATAGGTGATTGGTTGATTGAGAGAAGTTGA
- a CDS encoding T9SS type A sorting domain-containing protein, with amino-acid sequence MKLLLIFFTWLWLLVPLLAEAQQVRVLSEGIEFRGDLGSTQRRTVILQNETGQVKSYLLKNLRGNIGSSQKVRICIGDQCYDPKKDLAKIKITLGPGELLTDLYLDFDMGIAETRGSFDLSFVNENNLRDLFVVEARYEVDDPAIKVDEFDYKDIILSDVYPNPSVRIAQFDYTFKNQSVKARIAINSFIGNPVAEYELDPERNTLPINVSDYNPGIYFYTLFLNNKNIVTKKLVVKK; translated from the coding sequence ATGAAACTATTACTCATATTTTTTACATGGCTCTGGCTGCTGGTTCCCTTGTTGGCGGAGGCACAACAGGTACGCGTGTTGAGTGAAGGGATTGAATTTCGTGGAGATTTGGGGTCAACCCAGCGCCGGACGGTGATTTTGCAGAACGAGACAGGCCAGGTCAAATCATATCTTCTCAAGAATCTTAGGGGGAATATTGGTTCTTCACAGAAAGTGAGGATCTGTATAGGAGATCAATGCTATGATCCCAAAAAAGATCTGGCAAAAATCAAAATAACATTGGGACCGGGGGAATTGTTGACGGATCTATATTTGGATTTTGACATGGGAATAGCTGAAACCCGCGGTTCTTTCGATTTATCGTTTGTGAACGAAAACAATTTGAGGGACTTGTTTGTCGTTGAAGCTAGGTATGAAGTAGATGATCCTGCTATCAAAGTGGACGAGTTTGACTATAAGGATATCATTCTTAGTGATGTATACCCAAATCCCAGCGTGAGAATTGCTCAGTTTGATTATACTTTCAAAAATCAGTCTGTAAAGGCAAGGATTGCGATAAATAGTTTCATTGGCAACCCTGTTGCTGAATATGAACTTGATCCCGAGAGGAATACGTTGCCAATTAACGTGTCTGATTACAATCCCGGGATTTACTTCTACACCCTTTTCTTGAACAATAAGAATATTGTGACCAAGAAGCTCGTTGTCAAGAAGTAA